In Halobaculum sp. XH14, a single genomic region encodes these proteins:
- a CDS encoding A24 family peptidase gives MTVLGIATLADLLRLLVVPAFAWAAYRDVRTRRLPNRLWPPLVAVGLVALALDAAALYPFAGYEGRLFLIRTGFALLFLVPFSVLAYRMAAFGGADMKALVTLAVVFPGTPEYIVPTWVLPGVTWLHDTVYPVVPSTLGVTAMSALTNAVLLGAVFVLSLGVRNALAGRVSPAMFVGEWASIGTLPDRHGSLLEAGDGLPSRGLDLDALRMYLRWRGSTLADLRADPERHRNPDSVTDTANPTDGAVHVGPRTDGGTSTAGESVDGTVADAEPVDAPEYEDPWAAERFLDSLEGTAYGTDPATLREGLETVSEADAVWVSPGLPFVVPLFFGLVVSLVYGDVLTVVLAAMGLL, from the coding sequence ATGACCGTGCTCGGCATCGCCACGCTGGCCGACCTGCTCCGCCTCCTGGTCGTGCCGGCGTTCGCCTGGGCGGCCTACCGAGACGTCCGCACCCGTCGGCTCCCCAACCGGCTCTGGCCGCCGCTCGTCGCGGTCGGCCTCGTCGCGCTCGCGCTCGACGCCGCCGCCCTCTACCCGTTCGCGGGCTACGAGGGACGGCTGTTCCTGATCCGGACGGGATTCGCGCTGCTGTTTCTCGTCCCGTTCTCCGTGCTCGCGTATCGCATGGCGGCGTTCGGCGGCGCGGACATGAAGGCGCTCGTCACCCTCGCGGTCGTGTTCCCCGGCACGCCCGAGTACATCGTCCCGACGTGGGTGCTGCCGGGCGTGACGTGGCTCCACGACACCGTCTATCCCGTGGTCCCCTCGACGCTCGGCGTCACGGCGATGTCGGCGCTCACGAACGCCGTGCTGCTCGGCGCGGTGTTCGTGCTCTCGCTCGGCGTCCGGAACGCGCTCGCCGGTCGAGTCTCCCCCGCGATGTTCGTCGGGGAGTGGGCCTCCATCGGGACGCTGCCGGACCGTCACGGCTCGCTGCTCGAGGCCGGGGACGGACTCCCGTCGCGGGGCCTCGACCTCGACGCACTCCGGATGTATCTCCGCTGGCGGGGGAGCACGCTCGCGGACCTCCGCGCCGACCCGGAGCGTCACCGGAACCCCGATAGCGTGACCGACACCGCGAACCCGACGGACGGCGCGGTCCACGTCGGCCCGCGGACGGACGGCGGGACGTCCACCGCGGGTGAATCGGTCGACGGGACGGTCGCGGATGCGGAGCCGGTGGACGCCCCCGAGTACGAGGACCCGTGGGCCGCCGAGCGCTTCCTCGACTCCCTCGAGGGAACCGCCTACGGCACCGACCCGGCGACGCTCCGCGAGGGGCTGGAGACGGTGTCGGAGGCCGACGCGGTCTGGGTGTCGCCGGGGCTGCCGTTCGTCGTCCCGCTGTTCTTCGGGCTGGTGGTGTCGCTCGTCTACGGCGACGTGTTGACGGTGGTGCTGGCCGCGATGGGGCTGCTGTAA